A single genomic interval of Methyloceanibacter caenitepidi harbors:
- a CDS encoding vWA domain-containing protein, which yields MSDKFDQLKDALQGEPPAPDPQARQAALNLAMARFAEKHAARSQGTAPGRRHTSSGGMGPSAIWSAIVTALKPSNRNWTPVLAGGASLAVLTLAVLSTHSLRPDLLDWRETATEPKLAKREAAPTPAKPDRDAVANRDTSTAQEHPMKMATGQPTPAAPVGQDDEAAMAPAPEMQALPAPGMQGAPVTDARSGFFAGRSQMAAPGSGYAVPAARLRQMDIPAPDYFEQGRDRFEAFDPNPVKVVKEDPVSTFSIDVDTASYAYMRSRLNQGVLPAPDSIRVEELVNYFPYDYAGPDSAAVPFKTNVSLMPTPWNADTKLMRIGIKGYELAAAQQPRANLVFLIDTSGSMQAQNKLPLLRNAFKLLLTSLDPDDTVSIVTYAGSAGTALEPTKVSDTPKILAALETLSAGGSTAGGEGIRQAYALAEANKVDGINRVILATDGDFNVGISDKETLKDFVAREREKGVSLSVLGFGAGNYNDALMQALAQNGNGNASYIDTLNEARKVLVDDAAGTLQTIAKDVKIQVEFNPAAVSEYRLIGYETRKLNREDFNNDKVDAGEIGAGHTVTALYEIVPAGSSGRFVEDLRYRSNEAETSPASKNSDELAFVKIRYKQPDGDKSELISTPVTTADAVPSTSAADTDARFAAAVAGFGQVLKGGRYTGDWSIDDAIALAEGARGKDPFGYRAEFLNLARLAKTAAALEPLKQR from the coding sequence ATGAGTGACAAGTTCGACCAGTTGAAAGACGCGTTGCAGGGCGAGCCGCCTGCGCCCGATCCGCAAGCGCGGCAGGCAGCGCTCAACCTCGCCATGGCGCGGTTTGCCGAAAAACATGCGGCCCGTTCCCAAGGAACAGCGCCTGGGCGTCGTCATACCTCCAGTGGCGGCATGGGGCCGTCGGCAATCTGGAGCGCAATCGTGACCGCATTGAAACCGTCGAATCGCAATTGGACCCCCGTTTTGGCCGGTGGCGCGAGCCTCGCCGTCCTGACCTTGGCTGTGTTGTCGACCCATTCTCTGAGACCCGATTTGTTGGACTGGCGGGAAACCGCCACGGAGCCGAAGCTGGCGAAGCGGGAGGCTGCGCCGACACCGGCAAAGCCAGATCGAGACGCCGTCGCGAACCGAGATACATCGACGGCACAAGAACACCCGATGAAGATGGCGACCGGCCAGCCCACGCCTGCGGCCCCCGTCGGGCAGGACGATGAAGCGGCGATGGCGCCTGCGCCCGAAATGCAGGCATTGCCGGCGCCAGGCATGCAGGGTGCGCCGGTAACGGACGCACGGTCCGGCTTCTTTGCTGGACGTTCCCAGATGGCGGCTCCCGGATCGGGCTACGCCGTGCCGGCGGCCCGCCTGCGCCAGATGGACATTCCGGCACCCGACTATTTTGAACAGGGGCGCGACCGCTTCGAGGCCTTCGACCCGAACCCGGTGAAGGTGGTCAAGGAGGATCCGGTCTCCACCTTTTCGATCGACGTGGACACGGCGTCATACGCTTACATGCGTTCGCGGCTCAACCAAGGTGTGCTGCCCGCGCCGGACTCGATCCGCGTGGAGGAGCTCGTCAACTACTTCCCGTACGACTACGCAGGTCCCGACAGCGCGGCCGTACCCTTCAAGACGAATGTCTCCTTGATGCCGACCCCGTGGAACGCCGACACCAAGCTGATGCGGATAGGCATCAAGGGCTATGAGCTGGCGGCAGCGCAGCAACCGCGCGCGAACCTGGTCTTTCTGATCGACACCTCGGGATCGATGCAGGCGCAGAACAAGCTTCCGCTCCTGCGTAACGCCTTCAAGCTTCTGCTCACCTCGCTCGATCCGGACGACACGGTGTCCATCGTCACCTATGCGGGGTCGGCCGGCACGGCGCTGGAGCCGACCAAGGTATCGGACACGCCGAAGATCCTTGCCGCGCTCGAGACTCTGTCGGCAGGCGGCTCCACCGCGGGAGGCGAGGGGATCCGGCAGGCCTATGCACTCGCTGAAGCGAACAAGGTCGATGGGATCAATCGCGTGATCCTCGCGACCGACGGTGACTTCAATGTCGGCATTTCGGACAAGGAGACGCTGAAGGACTTCGTGGCGCGCGAGCGCGAGAAGGGCGTGTCTCTGTCCGTCCTCGGTTTCGGTGCGGGCAACTACAACGACGCGCTGATGCAGGCGCTCGCACAGAACGGCAACGGCAATGCCAGCTATATCGACACGCTGAACGAAGCGCGCAAAGTGCTGGTCGACGATGCGGCCGGCACGCTTCAAACCATCGCCAAGGACGTCAAGATCCAAGTCGAGTTCAATCCCGCCGCCGTCTCAGAGTACAGGCTGATCGGCTACGAGACCCGGAAGCTGAACCGCGAGGACTTCAACAACGACAAGGTGGACGCGGGCGAGATCGGCGCCGGTCACACCGTGACGGCCCTTTACGAGATCGTGCCGGCCGGATCGTCGGGGCGCTTTGTCGAGGACCTGCGGTACAGGTCGAACGAGGCTGAGACGTCTCCAGCATCCAAGAATTCGGACGAGCTGGCTTTTGTGAAGATTCGCTACAAGCAGCCCGACGGCGACAAGAGCGAGCTGATCAGCACGCCTGTGACGACCGCCGACGCGGTTCCATCCACGAGCGCCGCCGACAC